From a region of the Fibrobacter sp. genome:
- a CDS encoding glycoside hydrolase family 11 protein translates to MKTRYLAVMGLTVMMGFATSAFAADACNDNMGHSGNGRQVSGNQVGSISGTPWGYEQWYQGGNASMTYYDNGTFKANWSGSSDYLTRVGYQYNGNGISHTTKKFAVDYKYTKTGNAQYGYIGVYGWTKNPETEYYIVDDWYSKPSEQYVGEKFGEITVDGAKYTIHAFLRQQEPSKSGTSTFVQFFSIRETPRQCGHIDISAHFKKWDELFTGQNKQLRGSKGGASASLKFGNVTEVMLMTEAGGNATG, encoded by the coding sequence ATGAAAACAAGATATTTGGCTGTTATGGGCCTAACCGTTATGATGGGTTTTGCAACGTCTGCCTTTGCGGCTGACGCTTGTAACGATAACATGGGTCACTCTGGAAATGGTCGCCAAGTTTCTGGCAACCAGGTCGGATCCATTAGCGGAACCCCTTGGGGTTACGAACAGTGGTACCAGGGTGGCAATGCTTCCATGACCTACTATGACAATGGAACGTTCAAGGCAAACTGGAGCGGTTCCAGCGACTACTTGACCCGTGTGGGTTACCAGTACAATGGTAACGGCATTAGCCACACGACCAAGAAATTCGCGGTCGATTACAAGTACACCAAGACTGGCAACGCCCAGTACGGTTACATCGGTGTTTACGGCTGGACCAAGAACCCCGAAACCGAATACTACATCGTGGACGACTGGTACAGCAAGCCGAGCGAACAGTACGTGGGTGAAAAGTTTGGCGAAATCACCGTTGACGGTGCCAAGTACACCATTCACGCCTTCCTCCGCCAGCAGGAACCCTCCAAGTCGGGTACCTCCACGTTCGTGCAGTTCTTCAGCATCCGCGAGACTCCGCGTCAGTGCGGCCACATCGACATTTCCGCTCACTTCAAGAAGTGGGATGAACTCTTCACCGGTCAGAACAAGCAGCTCCGCGGTTCGAAGGGTGGTGCTTCTGCTTCGCTCAAGTTCGGTAACGTGACCGAAGTTATGCTCATGACCGAAGCCGGTGGTAACGCTACGGGT
- a CDS encoding glycoside hydrolase family 11 protein — protein MKDKMMKLGLAFALGLAASVHASDGCSIRDTLLRGEAHLVTGNQTGAISGTSMGYQLWLAEGSVPNNSLTYYDNGFFKAEWQNTQDYWARVGLTYEATKGMPHNYKKLSLEYNYTKTVESGSVFIGVNGWTVDPAGEFFIIDDWIAQIDEAYVGRKFGEYEVDGSKYAVYALMTDEGESWRGYTHRVRFTSVRETPRECGYMDITAHFNKFDELFTGQTDTIPNARGIRKNSVLKFGNLTDLMATVEVFDNGKGSIDYAYMRFGDLYADESSSSAAPESSSVAESSSSVAESSSSTHALPATAHISMSDRNLLVFDVQGRVLGKVFVPAGSTIGSAILARFGVAGVYMVKVDGKLGMLSVSK, from the coding sequence ATGAAAGATAAAATGATGAAATTGGGCCTTGCCTTCGCGTTAGGGCTAGCTGCCTCTGTCCATGCTTCCGATGGGTGCTCTATCCGAGATACGCTCCTTCGGGGGGAAGCACACCTTGTGACTGGCAACCAGACGGGGGCCATCTCTGGAACCTCGATGGGATACCAACTGTGGCTTGCCGAGGGCAGTGTCCCTAACAACTCCCTGACCTACTATGATAATGGCTTTTTCAAGGCCGAGTGGCAAAATACCCAGGACTACTGGGCTAGGGTTGGGCTGACCTACGAGGCGACCAAAGGAATGCCCCACAATTACAAGAAATTGTCCTTGGAATACAATTATACAAAGACCGTGGAGTCCGGATCTGTCTTTATCGGAGTCAATGGCTGGACGGTGGATCCGGCAGGCGAGTTCTTTATTATAGATGACTGGATTGCCCAGATTGATGAAGCCTACGTTGGGCGGAAATTTGGTGAATATGAGGTCGACGGCTCGAAATACGCCGTTTACGCCCTCATGACCGATGAAGGGGAGTCCTGGAGGGGATACACCCACCGCGTGCGCTTCACTAGCGTCCGTGAGACTCCGCGGGAGTGCGGTTATATGGATATTACGGCCCATTTTAACAAGTTTGACGAACTCTTTACGGGCCAAACCGACACCATTCCGAATGCTCGCGGGATCCGTAAGAACTCCGTGCTTAAATTCGGCAATTTGACCGACTTGATGGCCACGGTCGAGGTCTTTGACAACGGCAAGGGCTCTATCGACTATGCCTATATGCGCTTTGGCGATTTGTATGCGGACGAATCCTCCAGTTCTGCGGCTCCGGAATCGAGTTCTGTCGCCGAGTCTTCTAGCTCTGTGGCGGAGTCCTCCAGCTCGACGCACGCCTTGCCTGCGACCGCTCACATTAGCATGTCCGATCGCAATTTGCTGGTTTTCGACGTGCAGGGCCGCGTGCTCGGTAAGGTGTTCGTACCTGCGGGTTCGACCATCGGCAGTGCCATCCTCGCGAGGTTCGGTGTCGCCGGCGTCTACATGGTGAAGGTTGACGGAAAATTAGGCATGCTTTCCGTGAGCAAATAG
- a CDS encoding glycoside hydrolase family 11 protein, whose product MNVRILGASALCVAFAASGAFAQDFCNASHGGSKKTVSFSVGAGSDKGETGNIGDYHYEQWTKSGSATTDFYTDGSFSCSFTNTDDFLCREGLFYGQNSGKDPLGVGNLVADYSMKTFSNDKSISYAYAGIYGWMQNPLIEWYIVDNWGPASRPNWLGTSKGKITVDGAEYEVFTASANRATIEGYKAFDQIYSLRSTARKCGTISITEHFKAWKEKGIALGSSLYEAKILGEAGQYPEQQGASGKIDFNYAKVYVQNDPPKSSSSAAVSSSAVAPSSSSVAPASSAVAPPSSSAIKPAESSSSTIALPMVARMATQDRNMMVFDMLGNSLGQVFVPAGTSVNSALLAKYGKAGVYMVKYGGKVQILTVTK is encoded by the coding sequence ATGAATGTAAGGATTTTGGGGGCTTCGGCTCTTTGCGTGGCTTTCGCTGCTTCTGGTGCTTTTGCACAGGACTTCTGCAATGCGAGCCATGGTGGCTCGAAAAAGACGGTGTCTTTCAGTGTCGGTGCAGGCTCGGACAAGGGCGAAACCGGCAATATCGGTGATTACCACTATGAACAGTGGACCAAGAGCGGCAGCGCTACTACGGATTTCTATACCGACGGCTCTTTCTCGTGCTCGTTCACCAACACGGACGACTTCCTGTGCCGTGAGGGCCTTTTCTACGGGCAGAACAGCGGCAAGGATCCGCTCGGGGTGGGCAACCTCGTTGCCGATTATAGCATGAAGACCTTTAGCAACGACAAGTCCATTTCGTATGCCTATGCCGGTATTTACGGATGGATGCAGAACCCGCTGATTGAATGGTACATCGTGGACAACTGGGGGCCGGCCTCCAGACCGAACTGGCTTGGAACGTCGAAGGGCAAGATTACTGTTGACGGTGCCGAATACGAAGTCTTTACGGCGAGTGCGAACAGGGCTACCATCGAAGGTTACAAGGCTTTCGACCAGATTTACAGCTTGAGAAGTACGGCCCGTAAATGTGGTACCATCAGCATTACGGAACATTTCAAGGCCTGGAAGGAAAAGGGTATTGCCCTTGGTTCCTCCCTGTACGAAGCCAAGATTCTGGGTGAAGCCGGCCAGTACCCCGAACAGCAGGGTGCCTCTGGCAAGATCGATTTTAACTACGCCAAGGTGTACGTCCAGAACGACCCGCCCAAGAGCTCTAGCTCTGCTGCGGTTTCTTCCAGCGCGGTTGCCCCGTCTTCTAGCTCTGTCGCTCCGGCCTCCAGTGCGGTTGCGCCTCCGTCTTCCAGCGCGATCAAGCCTGCTGAATCCTCCAGCTCGACCATCGCTCTGCCAATGGTTGCCCGCATGGCCACGCAGGACCGCAACATGATGGTCTTCGATATGCTTGGCAATTCGCTAGGTCAGGTGTTTGTTCCGGCAGGGACGAGCGTCAATAGCGCCCTTCTCGCCAAGTATGGCAAGGCTGGCGTCTATATGGTGAAGTACGGCGGAAAGGTCCAGATACTCACTGTAACGAAGTAA